One window from the genome of Oncorhynchus gorbuscha isolate QuinsamMale2020 ecotype Even-year linkage group LG14, OgorEven_v1.0, whole genome shotgun sequence encodes:
- the LOC123994425 gene encoding mediator of RNA polymerase II transcription subunit 21-like — MADRLTQLQDAVNSLADQFCNAIGVLQQCAPPASFSNIQTAINKDQPSNPTEEYAQLFAALIARTAKDVDVLIDSLPSEESTAALQAASLRQLEEENHDAAARLEEVVYRGDLLLEKIQSALADIAQSQLRTRSGGPNQTTPPES; from the exons ATGGCGGACAGGCTAACGCAACTTCAAGATGCAGTCAATTCT CTTGCTGATCAGTTTTGCAACGCAATCGGGGTGCTGCAGCAGTGTGCGCCGCCAGCTTCGTTCAGCAACATACAGACAGCAATCAACAAGGATCAGCCATCGAACCCCACTGAGG AGTATGCCCAACTATTTGCTGCACTGATTGCCCGGACAGCTAAGGATGTGGACGTGCTGATTGACTCACTGCCTAGTGAGGAGTCCACGGCAGCTCTACAG GCGGCCAGTCTGCGGCAGTTGGAGGAGGAGAATCATGATGCAGCGGCACGTCTTGAAGAGGTGGTATACCGAGGGGACTTGCTACTGGAGAAGATCCAAAGCGCCCTGGCTGATATTGCTCAGTCACAACTTCGTACTCGCAGTGGAGGGCCCAACCAGACCACACCGCCTGAATCATGA